In Streptomyces chartreusis, the following proteins share a genomic window:
- a CDS encoding DUF899 domain-containing protein, whose translation MSLPEIVSREQWRAAREELLVKEKAATRARDALNAERRRLPMVEVEEEYVFEGGDGKATLLDLFEGRQQLVVYHFMFAPEWDAGCRSCSGFLDQIGHLAHLKARGTNLVAVSRAPFTRILPFKARMGWTLPWFSSYAGDFNRDFEVTLELDGELVERPGVSCFLRDRDRVFHTYSTYERGLDGLGSTTGFLDLTALGRQEEWEEPKGRASALGAPAGSERVRYHDEYDD comes from the coding sequence ATGTCGCTTCCGGAGATCGTCTCGCGCGAGCAGTGGCGCGCGGCACGTGAGGAACTGCTGGTCAAGGAGAAGGCGGCCACGCGCGCGCGTGACGCCCTCAACGCCGAGCGGCGCAGACTGCCCATGGTGGAGGTCGAGGAGGAGTACGTCTTCGAGGGCGGAGACGGCAAGGCGACCCTGCTCGACCTCTTCGAGGGGCGGCAGCAACTCGTCGTCTACCACTTCATGTTCGCCCCCGAATGGGACGCGGGCTGCCGCAGCTGCTCCGGGTTCCTCGACCAGATCGGTCACCTGGCGCATCTGAAGGCGCGCGGGACGAACCTCGTCGCCGTCTCCCGGGCGCCGTTCACCCGGATCCTGCCGTTCAAGGCGCGCATGGGCTGGACGCTGCCGTGGTTCTCGTCGTACGCCGGTGACTTCAACCGCGACTTCGAGGTGACCCTGGAGCTCGACGGCGAGCTGGTGGAGCGGCCCGGCGTCAGCTGCTTCCTGCGGGACCGGGACCGCGTCTTCCACACCTACTCGACCTATGAGCGAGGCCTGGACGGACTGGGCTCGACGACCGGGTTCCTCGACCTCACCGCGCTGGGCCGGCAGGAGGAGTGGGAGGAACCCAAGGGGCGCGCGTCGGCTCTCGGGGCGCCCGCGGGCAGCGAACGCGTCCGGTATCACGACGAGTACGACGACTGA
- a CDS encoding ABC transporter ATP-binding protein, protein MGWNQHRDAFLELSLRAMVTRLPSLLGSSFRLAWQADRRAARTVLAAEVGRGLAQAVGLLAVNSVLGRLIEPGELAERLRGAVPALVAMAAVMVVSTLLRAASTYATGRLEPKVERVATELYLERAAAVELSAIEDHAFHKLLDTAQYGAASARRMISYSARVVNAGISLIAAAGVLAVLHPALLPLLATMTLPSAWSALTNARRRYESFHTWVQHARAGHLISGLLTEPAAAPEIRVHGVGPFLLRHYRAMSETAEAEQARLARLAARTGLIAAAWTGLATVATYATLGGLLLAGAMALSVAGTAVIAIRTGSSSLDSLVLEVNALHEEALFVGDLQRLYVEAAERAIPVGGAALPVDPREIRFENVSFSYPGESARPALDDVTLTLPLGRIVALVGENGSGKTTLVKLLAGLYTPDRGRVLWDDVDAAGADRHQLAERIAMVAQDFKRWPFTARVNVAVGRSSAPLTEERLATSVAEAGAEEVVADLPRGLDTLLARQFNGGHELSGGQWQRLGIARAAYRRGRILIVDEPTAALDARAELEVFEKIRALASTGQTVVLITHRLASVRHADLVHVLDQGRLVESGTPDELLATGGVYAELYSLQAEQFTTRVPAPKAS, encoded by the coding sequence ATGGGGTGGAACCAGCACCGGGACGCGTTCCTGGAGCTGAGCCTGCGGGCCATGGTGACGCGGCTGCCGTCCCTGCTTGGGTCGAGCTTCAGGCTCGCCTGGCAGGCCGACCGGCGGGCCGCACGGACCGTGCTGGCGGCCGAGGTGGGCCGGGGTCTGGCGCAGGCGGTCGGGCTGCTCGCCGTCAACAGTGTGCTGGGGCGGCTGATCGAGCCCGGGGAGCTGGCGGAGCGGCTGCGAGGTGCCGTTCCCGCACTGGTCGCCATGGCCGCCGTGATGGTCGTCTCGACGCTGCTGCGGGCCGCGTCGACGTACGCCACGGGGCGTCTGGAGCCCAAGGTGGAGCGCGTGGCGACCGAGCTGTATCTGGAGCGGGCGGCCGCGGTGGAGCTGTCCGCGATCGAGGACCACGCCTTCCACAAGCTGCTGGACACCGCGCAGTACGGCGCCGCGTCCGCCCGCCGCATGATCTCCTACAGCGCCCGCGTGGTGAACGCGGGCATCTCGCTGATCGCCGCGGCCGGTGTGCTCGCCGTGCTGCACCCCGCCCTGCTGCCCCTCCTCGCCACCATGACGCTGCCGAGCGCCTGGAGCGCCCTGACCAACGCCCGGCGCCGCTACGAGTCCTTCCACACCTGGGTGCAGCACGCCCGCGCCGGCCATCTGATCAGCGGGCTGCTGACCGAGCCCGCCGCCGCGCCCGAGATCCGGGTGCACGGGGTCGGGCCCTTCCTGCTGCGCCACTACCGGGCGATGTCGGAGACGGCGGAGGCGGAGCAGGCCCGGCTGGCCCGGCTCGCCGCGCGCACCGGGCTCATCGCGGCGGCGTGGACGGGGCTCGCGACCGTGGCGACGTACGCCACGCTGGGCGGTCTGCTGCTGGCCGGCGCCATGGCACTGTCCGTGGCGGGTACGGCCGTGATCGCCATCCGCACCGGGTCGTCGAGCCTGGACAGCCTGGTCCTGGAGGTCAACGCGCTCCACGAGGAGGCGCTCTTCGTCGGCGATCTGCAACGGCTCTACGTCGAGGCGGCCGAACGGGCGATCCCGGTCGGCGGCGCCGCCCTGCCCGTGGACCCCCGGGAGATCCGCTTCGAGAACGTCAGCTTCTCCTATCCGGGCGAATCCGCGCGCCCCGCCCTCGACGACGTCACGCTCACCCTCCCCCTCGGCCGGATCGTCGCGCTGGTCGGCGAGAACGGCTCCGGCAAGACCACCCTGGTCAAGCTGCTCGCGGGGCTCTACACCCCGGACCGGGGCCGTGTCCTGTGGGACGACGTCGACGCGGCCGGCGCCGACCGGCACCAACTCGCCGAGCGCATCGCGATGGTGGCCCAGGACTTCAAGCGCTGGCCGTTCACCGCCAGGGTCAATGTGGCCGTGGGCCGGTCCTCCGCGCCGCTCACCGAGGAGCGTCTGGCCACGTCGGTCGCCGAGGCGGGGGCGGAGGAGGTGGTGGCGGACCTGCCGCGCGGCCTGGACACCCTGCTGGCCCGGCAGTTCAACGGCGGGCACGAGCTGTCCGGCGGGCAGTGGCAGCGGCTCGGGATCGCGCGGGCGGCCTACCGGCGGGGCCGCATCCTGATCGTGGACGAGCCGACGGCGGCCCTGGACGCACGGGCCGAGCTGGAGGTGTTCGAGAAGATCCGCGCCCTGGCCTCCACCGGCCAGACGGTCGTCCTCATCACGCACCGGCTGGCGTCCGTCCGCCATGCCGATCTGGTGCACGTCCTCGACCAGGGCCGGCTCGTGGAGTCCGGGACTCCGGACGAACTGCTGGCCACCGGCGGTGTCTACGCGGAGCTGTACTCGCTCCAGGCCGAGCAGTTCACGACCCGGGTGCCGGCCCCGAAGGCGAGCTGA
- a CDS encoding ATP-binding protein → MASVIPSPPLGTNATVVPHGLGATTGIGPQRSVGDERRFRFELAAHPGSPAQARRLTRARLNGWSVCEDTCDTAALVVSELVTNAIVHTASEHIVCELHDGTDLVRIAVRDEGCAPGEPHPSPARPEEEHGRGLLLIDALCHAWGAQEHGSGLVVWADLPRGAAFGDVPHTDNEPCSDLGWGSRPKPGPPGVPGDEDEAEARHDGGTGSAWL, encoded by the coding sequence CCCCCACGGCCTCGGTGCCACCACGGGAATCGGCCCCCAGCGGAGCGTCGGCGACGAGCGCCGGTTCCGGTTCGAACTGGCCGCCCATCCGGGCTCTCCCGCGCAGGCCAGACGCCTGACCAGGGCGCGGCTGAACGGCTGGTCGGTGTGCGAGGACACCTGCGACACGGCGGCACTCGTCGTGTCCGAGCTGGTCACCAACGCGATCGTGCACACCGCCAGCGAGCACATAGTGTGCGAGCTGCACGACGGCACCGACCTGGTGCGCATAGCGGTGCGCGACGAGGGTTGCGCGCCGGGTGAGCCCCACCCGTCGCCCGCGCGTCCCGAGGAGGAGCACGGGAGGGGACTGCTCCTCATAGACGCCCTCTGTCACGCCTGGGGGGCGCAGGAACACGGGTCCGGACTGGTGGTCTGGGCCGATCTGCCGCGCGGAGCCGCTTTCGGCGACGTGCCGCACACCGACAACGAGCCTTGCAGCGACCTCGGCTGGGGGTCCCGGCCCAAACCGGGTCCGCCCGGTGTCCCGGGCGACGAGGACGAGGCCGAGGCACGACACGACGGGGGAACGGGATCCGCATGGCTGTGA